tattaaataattagtccttaaagaaaatttgaaaaggattattttaaaaaaaaaggctgGAATCATGAAAGGAAAAAGCATCCCAACTATATCAGTAACCAAATTTTAATCACTCTCAACCTGCcccaaaatattattaatagcaaaagagagaaaataaaaacatggaaAGAGTATACCAAAACCCATATAAGGAAcgaacaacaaaataaataaaaaggattaaataaatgaaacaaaataaaaataaaaagaattaaataaatgaaattttataatagacaaacatacattaaaaaaagttaagggGAAGAAATCTGATAagtattttcactttttataatttatatttatagtcatACACATCAATTTGATACTTTAGGACCATCGGTTAATTTATTTCaagatattagaaaaaaataaatttaatcccTAGTTTTAACATTaatcttaataatatttttttttaaaaaaagttgagaaattttaaagatcaaaattatattcttattgTTAAGTATACTAAATCAAATAACTAATGGTACTAATATTCGAAGAGAAAAATGGTTTCTctattgaaaatgtaaaaaaaaaaatataattattcaatcataaCAACTCATCATCATATATAGCAACTCATTCTCATATATGATAAGttgataaatttgttagtttttaaaataattatcttaaaataatttaaatattaatatataattaaatgatagtataaaaaattatatatacatatgcaTTATAATTTAACAGGTTTTGAATAAAGTGCAAAAttgttaaaatgttaaaatagataaataccTGGAGGCAGGCTAGAACGAAAATGATGATTCCAAGAACCTTGTGAAGACTAACGTCAGTATGAAGTTGattattcaagacaaaaccaCTAATTACACCAGTTACTCCCAGAACAAAACCCAAAGACTGAACTGAAGCGTGGAAATAAAACCAAAATGGATCCCATTCCTTGAAGTACCGAGCAACTATTGCTCCCATTATGATTAGGATGCCCCATCCAAAGATATTCAATATTCCATGGCTTCTTTTCAGGATCGTATATGAGTTTCCTGTTGTTGCACTTGAACCtgtttcaaataaaatcataaattatggcATCCCTGATTATTCAAATGTGACTATACTCTCTATGAACTTTTAATTTTGAGAGCAAAAACAAAAAGCATTTTCCCAATTTACATGAAAAATCCACAAGGCAGCACAAAATGTtcacatcaaatatttttagaaaagaaaacaaatattaaatagagaGATAATTTATGTAGCAATTCTTAAATCATCAATCAATTAAGAACATGACTATgataagatgatttttattgactacATGGTAGAGAATTTCTTAtaatcacataattttttaatctataaaaTTTATGACTAATACATAAGTTGACTTAAACGTAcgtccatattaattattataaaacatcTACTGCTATTAACACGTGTTATGCAAAAGAAACTAACGAGCCAAGTTTAGTGGATGGAACTAGAACATAAGGTtccaaagataaaataaaataaagaactaGAACATGTGAGTTTGGTTTGGTAGAGGGTCGAGTCAGATTTACATTTCATCTAGATTATTCTTGCATGAGAAAAGAATGTCCTCTCAACAACCACAAACCAGCCAAGTATAGTTTTGAATGGGCCATGTATATTGGTCCAATCATTTGTCAAAATCAATTCAACCGAAAGGTCAACACTAGAATAATCCTCATTTGCCAAGTAGTTAGAAGTAGCATTTCTCCAATCTTGATGAAACCAGATTTGCAGTCATTTTTACACGTATTCACACAAGCAGCTCATTAATTTATAACTGTTGGATGAAGATAAAATGTTGCAATTTAGAATTTGTTTTAAGTTTGATTGACCAACTAGATAAAAAACGAGTCTCTGATCATTAGGTTCCAAACTGTTGAATGTAAATAATCTAGATCCATACTGAAAAAAGAGTACATGTTAAAATTTCTTCTCGTGAACGCATATGTTTCCTTCGCCAGAGATATTGAATTAACATTACTATATATATGACTTTAGTAATATTTTCGTGTCTAATTAATATccagtaaaaatattattaaaagcctttcacaatattaataaaatgacaataaattataaataaatattattaatatatttttgtcatattttattaaatattatatataatctatgttgctaaatatcataaaaagattttaataatatgacatatacataatatctaattaaatgtttaaaaaccatattaataacatatatttataatttgataatattttttaaatatgttactAAAGATTTTTAACAacgtgtttgaaaaaaaaatagttcacgtgtaataatataatttactcgCAAAAAAAGTGAATATTAAAACTAGTGCATGGCATCTTTTGATGACTAACCTGTTGCGTAATTCAACGTAATAGAGACTTTGTCTTGGTGCTGCGTTAATGAAAAAGTTGGTGCCGAAGGGAACACACCGTTAGGTCCAAAGGCATAAATCAACTTGGACAAAGGTTGGTTGGTTTGTAACTGGAATGCCATGTACAAACGTGAGGACTGTGATGTAATGAAGGTTGAGTTGGTGAGAACTTTTAGGTTGCCTCTATCTGGCACCACTTGGTTTGGTGTGAGACCTGTTAGATAGTACTGTTTCATGCCTCCACCTGCCCCATTTGATGAGATCCACCCCACAATGGCACTTGAACCCACCATGCCTCCATTGGGAGAGAACCCAATTGCTATGTACGAATTTGGGTTTGGTGCTGAAAGAATGAAGCTCCATATGTTTTGAGATGTCTGAGAATactgcatacatatatagcAGTTAATgccatatattatatatacggTTTGTTGGTTATTTGATGCTAACTTATGATAGGTCACTAGTCACAGTTAAACTTTCGTTTAACTTAGAAAGTGTATAGCTGAGATGACAAAAGTAGCTCATAAACAGCTTATTGAAATTTGTAAACTTATTAATTTTGACTGAaaagtttatcaaaataaactaGTTCATTTCAGCTTCTTAAACAGCTACATCATTGTCAAGCTTATATGGATGTGATGAACTACAAGCGTTGTcctaataagatttattttatggataaacattagttattagtttgttaatttttttgttagtggAAAGAACCTATGACTTCTTTCTTCCTTGTCCTAGTGGTGAGAATAGATGCATAAAAATATAGGTTTGATCGTCTCATTGTTATCAtaggtgaaaataaaaaaattgccaaGCTTATGACTAGGTTTTGATGATTTGATAAgaatttattgaataataagCATTTCACTAAACtgtttatccaaacacacttgATCTTGAAATGGGATCCACAATCACAAGTAGAAGGACAATAATTTACTTTATACGATTATTTTGGATCAATTAAAACTGGTTATGTTCAAGGAATAATGCACTTACTCTAAGGATGTATCCTTGAGCATTCCAAACAGGAAGACAATTGAGATTGGTTGTGTCAAAGAGGAGAGGAACACTGAGGTTTAGATTGGAGCCGCAGGAGTCTGCTGATTGTGAAGTACTTCCGTTTAGTTGTGAAGAGTTTCCATCCCCTTGTGAACTTCCAATGTTGGCTGAAGCATGGAAACAAATAGTGAAGATGAGGAATGCTATAGATGCCTTCATTTCTCTCTATTGTTTATGCTTGTGTGTTTGAAAACGTATTCGTGAGATTGTTAAAGTAAGAAAGACGAATTGTGATTAATTATAGGAAATGGACAGATTGTTacaattaaacaataattatggCCTAATTATTCGATTAAGTAGATTAGGTGTAAGGAAGGCTAACTTAAACCATTAAGCATCcttttattcataataataaaaatttctaaatatggtgaaaataattataaaaatatgatatagaTCATCAAACTTTTCGGTCCTCAAAGATATTAAAGTGTTGTTAATTTAGGTTTAGAAATTCCACAATCTATGTTAGTGTTTCCCCTCTGATTTTCATCCAGACTAGTATCACTTTTAACATATACGGAAAatcttaatgaaaataaaagtaatctcTACCgagattttcttaaatttgcttctttttttttatgggaAGGGGGAGGttataataacatttttctgcaataaaaaaaataacattttttctaaattgaaaaaaatacccCTTTCATATGCAGTGATCCGTAgtatatatgttaaataaacgcgatgttattttttttgttttgttttgatagtcaaaactcaaaagttaTAAACGTGCAAACGTGGTATTTAATAGTAGTTTATTTCTGTATCTTCTCTTTCTATATatctatctttttaatttataacttaGATCCCCCTAAAGTAGTCAACTcttataataactaattatttgGCTTGTTctcttgaaaaattaaaatacttcggcttgttcttttgttctttctctTGGGTCAGTATACTTTCCGTGTACCCAAAAGTTTAAAGTTTCtcctaataaataatttaagtgtTTTAGttctagaaaaaatatattacattcaCTGCGTTTTACATATCTGTATCTGTATCATGCTCTTTTTTATACACCTGTGTATCATGTTCTAAACTAAAgataaacagaaaaaataagagTGTTGATAGTGTAAATGCTGTCATcatctaataataaattgtgCTAATAattctgttgatttttataataattattgtataaatcatattaatgttgaaatttattattaacagtctatagaaattaaattcttatttcatCAAACCTGCATTAAAAGTGGCCAAAGATTATATCAATAACCAGGGTAATTTTGCGACAAGTATAACAGAATGATGATACGACCTTTTCAAATTAAACTACATGGTGATAATTGACTAAAGGAGATGTTATTATTAGCACCATCTAAAACTACTTCTAAATCCCCTAAAAAAACTTCTTCTAAATTAATGGAAGTAAGTATCCTATTTTAGctgttctttttaaaaaaatgctaacGATTGTTTTTAGATATTGGTTaaagaaatgaaaggaaaaaagattttattaaaatacctaaaaatatattttcctataatttttagATGTGttcttataatttctaataaaacattttttcttttaattccttaatgaatatTTAAGCAAAACCGTTTCTTTATACTATAAAGAAGGTTTATAACACAGGCTTGAGGAGCGAAAAAGGAATAATGGATCTCActgaaatttgattaaaaaaagaatcgGTTCAAGGATATTTGAAGTCTTAGGAAAAATTTACATTAGGAtcctttaataatataaaatatgcattttaaaaaattatttgaatttttataatttaaattaacctattaaattatataattaaatatttttcaattaataaaatattctaattatttaatttttattttgaaaaaagagtcactaaaattattgtaataaaaatgGTTAATAATATGTTGAAAgatattcatatattatttatgcacatattgttagaaaaaaattgagacACGGTAAAAGTGGGCCCTAACCTAAGGCCTAAGCTCGAGTTGGCCCTGTTCCAGAATTAGATTGCTTCAAATGAACTCGATCCGGTTGTTATtccacaataataataacttccAAGTTAGAGAACATTACAAAAAAGTGTGAATCTAAGACTAAAGACTTTTGCTACCCAAAAAAAACAATTGTCGgttgtttttttctctctccctcacTGTCTCGAAAAAACGACtcaattttcaagaaaatgTGATGGTGTTGCTCACAACCAACATCATATTCATGTGTGTGAATTCCCATTATTTACTCATCtctgcttgttgttttggcttttTCTAGTAGTAACAGTAAAGTTTTTGATAAAACACCTCACCTACTCACTCTACTATGCTCAGCCAAAGAATTCTCTtggtgaatgaatgaatgatgaATAGTATGCCGTCAAAATTCAACGTCAACCAAAGACATAATGACATATAATGACGCGTACTTCACTATTTGCCActaatcatgtttttgtttacCTTGCATTATAGAGAACTGAaagcacaaaaagaaaaacagatatTGTGTTCTAGTTAACTTCagctatgtttggttttcagTTAGAAGAAGGCTCTCAACACCCGTTCAAAAAGTAAAACTCTTCTTTTTAATTAGTCTCTAATGTAGTTTTGCTTTAAATTtgtcttgaaaaaaataaccTATTTTTACAAACTCAGTTTACAAAACAAAGTtcatttaaacttaaatttgtaaactttaactaaaaaaacatgCACTTCCTCGTCCAAGCAATATTTTTCGGatgttggttttaaaaaaaaacaaaccacaGCTTAGTTATTACCTAATGGTAATGAAAATAGtgattattctttctttttaggTTCATATACAATTAACTATCCAATAGACTGTCcttcagaaaataaataatttatataaagaaaagaataacaACCTTTTACCATAGTATTTCGAAGCAGTCAAATTTATACTAACCTTCCGAGTAGTCTATTCTTGTGGACACCTTGTCTAGGTGTATTGTTAGTGCAAAGCTTGGCGGTGCAGGGAATAAACCAGTGGATCCAGTGGCAAATATCAGCGAGGACAAAGGTTCGGTGGTTTCTAACTGAAACACCATGAACAGACGAGAGGACTGTAAAGTGATGAAGGTTGAATTGTCTATAACCTGTAGGTTGCCCTTATCAGGAACCACCTGATTTGGTGTGACCCCACCAAGATAATATTGCTTTATCCCTCCACTGGCTCCTCTTGATGCCACCCACCCCACCATGGCACTTGAACCCACCATGCCGCCGCCAACCGAGAATCCCATAGCTATGTAAGAATTAGTGTCTGGGGTTGAGAGAATGAAGCTCCAAGTGTTTGCAGAAGTCTGAGCATACTGCAAAAGTGCAGAGTTATGCATAATCATTAGTATATATTATGATATTGGAATAAGGATATGTACATGTGATGAAATTCAAGCATGGTGCACTTACTCTGAGGATGAAACTTTGAGCATCCCATACAGAAAGGCAGTGAAGGTTTGTTGTATCAAAAGGGATTGAAACATTGAGGTTTAGATTGCTGGTGCACGAGTCTGCTTCTGGGCTTGCAAGGAAGAACGAACCAAGAAAAGTGAGTATGAAGAGAAATCTTGGAGATGGCTTCATTTgtctctattattattattggtttCGGTTTGTGTTAGTTTGGAAAGTGTTATAAGCATGAGTAAGTCCTACTGATCTTATTGAAACTGAACTTACTATTCTTACTGAAAGTGTTAAACGATGTAATGATTGTCATATTGTAATTAACATGGTGCAGGGCCATTCTCAATTATGATCACAAATTAGAAACGAAGATTGAAGTAcatgaaagattaaaaaaagaaaactaaaaatggTAAAGTGAATAACAAATATCAGGTTTTTGTTAATGACTCAAGTCCCCGTAGTGTCTGTGTATCACGCACCTAATAAGGAACAAGACGAACTCATGCTTGAACTTATACGTAATGCAAATTATGTACAGAAATGGGAGATGTGGGGCAAAGTATATATAAGATGATATTAAGGGAAAGTACATATATTCATAATTCCACATGATACAACAACATATTCCATTATACAGTTGTACATTCTtccaataataaagaaaatgataaaacccAGACTCCAAATACATGGCACCAGACTTGAGACAGCTCCCAACTCCCAAATAATACTTTCGACCATCACTTCATTTTTTCTGCCTAAACATTAGCAGGTCTAGATCCCAATCCAGATGTCCAGCTCGTCACTCTATTCATTTATCTCCAAATTGATAAATGGTACAACATCCTAGCAAATTTATTCATGCGGCTTTGTTCATTCGCAAGGTACAGAAATTTACAAATAGAAGTACAGTACCATAACCTTAAAGAGCTACATCATCATAGCCCCGACTTTGAAGTCCATTGTGCCCTACAAAAGCAGAgataattatcaaattgatcAATCACAATGGATTCTTTTAATCGAATGTAATGATTTCACACAATTTTGGGCGAAATTCactggataaaaaaattatcataaaaactaTTCTGTTCAAACAAAAGAGAAATTTCATCAACTAAGTAGAATACTTGACAATAGGCAGTAACGCAGACAGCCATCAAACAGCAGCAGATTACCAATTACAGACTACATACTGAAACCGAGACAAAAGCAACTCCTTCTTTTAAAGGAAATATCTGCTTTCTAATCACCTATAAGTAGATCTATTTTCCACTATGATTTTGAATTAGCGGTAAATTTATTTAGCAATTAAGTTAAACACCATCTTAGAATCCCAGGCATCTAAAAGATGCATGGATATTTAGGAATCTCCTCCCGTTAGACATATTGTTAGTCCCCTTACACCTGGGCATATCTGAAGCCCCTGTTGTTAGGTATACTTGGCAGTTTTAAAACATTCAACTTTGAATTTCAGGGATATATACCATACGTATCTTCCTCTAGTAAGCTTGAGCTAGTATTGACAAATTTGAGCAGTATTCAAACTAACCGCCATAATTGCTACTATTCccaccaaaaaaaattcaattctatTAGTTATTTTTCAACCAGGTGATCTACGTGAGAGGGTAAGGATTCTGGGGCAGTTGAAGGACACACAACTGTTTTAAAGTCATTTCTTTGCTCCCAAAACAGTTTCTTGCCTTCCCTGTTGTTTTATGTACAGGACTGCTTCAAGGGTGTTGCAATCTTGGATTTGGAAAGATGGGGAAGCCTTGGTTCATACTTAGTTCAACACACAACcactttttgtgttttttctgTTGGTGTATTGAGCCTTATTTGGAGGATTTCTTATCACACCCCTAGGTgcactcttttttctcttcaatgaAATCTCTTCTGTcagaaggggaaaaaaaactGCTTTCTTTCTCGTACTACAATCTAGAATGTTGGTGGAAAAGTGACTTAAAGTGATAGCAAGTTTCTTGCTCAGATGTTCCAAAATAGCATAGgatcatatatataaatcaagTCACAATCAGCAGCCATATGTATAAATCAAGTCACAATCGGCATGTTGAAGTGTGCATGTTGATAATCAATCAAAAGGAAGAAACATCAATATAAACAAATCAATTTGCGTCCACCTGCCATAGCCAAGTGTAAACTTGATAGTTTAAATCAATTGACATAAAATTATCTGACCAATTCCATGCCTCAGGACAACCAGTTTCAGAGTTACCCACAAAGTTCAATAGAATTTTAACCAGTTTCCAAACATATGCTTCATTACAGTCACTAATATGTAACTTTTAGCAAACGAGTTTGGTGGTTAAGAGCAACTTTAACAACAACAGAGATATACCGGTATAAAGATGAAACAGTATTGAACTTACTGTCTTACTCACTGATACCGGCTCCGGCAAGCTAACATATTTGGGACAAGATTTTTTAGAAGTAACCATGTTGATTTTAATGTCAGATCCAAGAGCACAATCTCGTGGCTGCAAAACAACAGACAATGTTCTAGAATGATGATGGCCAAATTATTGTGTTTGAATATGATGCTGTACCATAAAAtcatagaattaatataaaatttagtacaAGGTCATGGGGATTCTCTCATAATGCGCGTGGGAGTTTGTTTACCGGTAGGGTATTTCttcaatttctaaaaataaaccaaattCCCAAAGTATTCATAAATTTCAAGTTAAATTACATCTCAGTGATTTCACAACCATTACATATAGGTTATACGCAGCATCACTTCAAATTTTGACCAGAGTGTACAATAGTGAtatcaatagttaaaaataaataccagCTACCACAGACtgaattaattatcttttaccACATCAATTGATATCTAAATATGCCAATCTCCTACAGTAAATAAGACAAACATTTGCAcatattttagtttcttatgTCTAAATATATTACAGAGTAGAGCAGATTTCAAACCTGGAAGTCCTTATAAAAGCATAGGCGAAGTTCCTCAACAGAATCTTTCGAGCAAACTATTTGAGGAGATGCGTGAAAAGCATTCTCAATGGCAGAGATGATGCCTCCAAGGGGATACTTTTCAGTATTAGACGGAACATATCCAGCATCATTTAGAACGCTCTGGAAAAATGTTGAAAAACACATTAGTCAGGGTATGTCCCGATGTATATGCAGGCGAGTATCAGGTCTTAACAATCGAAGGTTTTACAAATAGAATTGGTAGTCAGTCTGAAAACAGAATAAGCCCTAAACCAATTCAGCATTTTTTCAACAGTTGAGAACCTGTGACCAAGAATTTTAAGTCTCCAATGGCAATAGATAAAATGGCAGGCCAAGTTGCAAACAAAGTTTTGGTACAATTTAGACTCCATGCATGTATTGGACCATACTACAGCAGCAAGCTGATTAGACTGGTTGAGcagataagaaaaaagaaaatgtaataGATGCAGAACAAAGAGAAAAATGGTTTCATTCAGTAGAGCCAATCCATAAGAACTAGGCgggaagaaaagaataaaatgactCCCAGGGTACTAAAACCCTGAACTCTCCTCACAAGACTTCCTACTCTAGAACTATTCCCTCTCCTGCCCTATTGCTCCCTATATATAGTGGTAACTGTGAAATCTGAGCTAAATTGATAGTCTTACTTAGCGCGCAACTCTCACTTAGCGGGCAGTTTCAGGCTTCGCGCGCAACTCTCATTTAGCACATGGTCTCGCTCAACGCGCATGTCAGGCTTAGCGCGAGAAGGCCCGCGAGGAAAAGCCCAGTGCGCACTTAGCACACAGATGCGTGTTCAATGCGAAGTCAGCGTGAAAAGTAAGTTACATCAagcctataaaaggagtagaaagcaaaagaaaaagacacacCAAGTCTTAGAGCTCTCCAGTGAAGAAATCCAAAGCCTGAGCCTCTCCCCAAGGGAAACCCTCTTTCCTTAGCCATTCCCCTTTTTCTTATTACTAGTCATCCAACCCTTTCTTTCATTAGTCTCTGAAGTGTAAAGCctctatgagaggctaaacccctcTATTGGAGCCTAGCAGCCAGTACCCTTGCAATGTAACTGTTCTTGTTATCTATTaatgcaattttaatttctattgttCCTTTTCTGCTTTTCATTGTTATTGTGTGGTTTGGTCATCCAAGCATATGTTTTTAGGGGTCATCCATGGTAATGTTTAAAGAACTGAAAAAGGGCATCTCAACATTGCATTGCTAGGATACAATGACTTTGTTGTGCCTCTGCATACATTTTTGTAGTATATGTTGTTTATGATCCCATCTTTGCAAAGGGATTTAGGAGAGAGAATACATCAGGGGAGAGCATATTAGTAGATGTGAGTGAAAATTGAGAAAGCatttaatagagaaaaacaataatattgCATCAAGGGTAGTTAGGTATGCTAGACCCCAACATAATTGCATTCTGAACTCATCTTTTACATCTAagctattatttaattttcttgttatctttttcttttgtcatttttcccTCAAATTTCACACTTACAATCTCTTTCCTCTTCTACTTCTGGACTTGACACTCGGTCTTCCGTTTAATCTTTAttacttgtgataaaattaataCACTTATCAATCTGTTAACATATAGCCACGGCCCAACTATCTCTTTCACTTGCAATTTTCCCCTTTCTTTCTTAATAATATAAACTCTTTTAACTGCAGGTCAGCTATCACGGGCAACCCTTCAGTTCCCTTATAAACTTCCACTATCAAGCATGTTCTCAAATGCATCAAGGCCAATGGGACCACTAGTTGACTAATTCACTAATCAACAGACAAATTTTATCAACTGGAGGGAGGATACTTGTTAACTAATTCATTAATCAACACACAAATGTTATCAATAGAAGGGGGAACCATGGTCCATGGGTTGACTAACTCATTAATCagtatacaaattttattagtttctttGAGTGATGGAGGGGGCAagataaaacaacaacaacaacaacaacgccttatcccactaggtggggtcggctacatggatcaactttcgccataatgttctatcaagtaccatacttctatccaaatcattaagttcgagatcctttttgataacctctctaaaagtaaaaaataatttcatggaATGACCTTTAATTTTCTAACTACTACTATTCAGTAAAGCAAGTTAGACGTTTTATCTGTGAGGAAAAAATGAGAATGAGCAATGGaccaaaaaaaagtagaaatttACCATTTATTAACCTATCAATGTATTTAGATCATTATTTCGTATGAGCTCATTATCTACAGAAACCACAAAAAATTTATACTCTACAAACTTACCGTAACATTATATTTGAAATAGAGATTCAGAACTGCCacaaaataatcatattcaTTTCGAAACACAGGATAAGAGCATGTGCCATGTTTCTCTGCAAGTGAAATTGCAATATCAGAAAATTGGAATAATTAGTACAAGAAAACATATC
This region of Glycine max cultivar Williams 82 chromosome 7, Glycine_max_v4.0, whole genome shotgun sequence genomic DNA includes:
- the LOC100803524 gene encoding cytochrome b561 and DOMON domain-containing protein At3g07570; this translates as MKPSPRFLFILTFLGSFFLASPEADSCTSNLNLNVSIPFDTTNLHCLSVWDAQSFILRYAQTSANTWSFILSTPDTNSYIAMGFSVGGGMVGSSAMVGWVASRGASGGIKQYYLGGVTPNQVVPDKGNLQVIDNSTFITLQSSRLFMVFQLETTEPLSSLIFATGSTGLFPAPPSFALTIHLDKVSTRIDYSEANIGSSQGDGNSSQLNGSTSQSADSCGSNLNLSVPLLFDTTNLNCLPVWNAQGYILRYSQTSQNIWSFILSAPNPNSYIAIGFSPNGGMVGSSAIVGWISSNGAGGGMKQYYLTGLTPNQVVPDRGNLKVLTNSTFITSQSSRLYMAFQLQTNQPLSKLIYAFGPNGVFPSAPTFSLTQHQDKVSITLNYATGSSATTGNSYTILKRSHGILNIFGWGILIIMGAIVARYFKEWDPFWFYFHASVQSLGFVLGVTGVISGFVLNNQLHTDVSLHKVLGIIIFVLACLQIMALLGRPKKESKVRKYWNLYHHNLGRILIILAIANIFYGIKLGKEGSGWNIGYGIVLAVLLTMAITFETQQCSRDD